The genomic window ATTGAGTTGATCAAGGCCCCGGAGCGAAAGCTTCGGGGCTTTTTTGCTGGCGAATGGGGATGTCGATTCTTGACGCTGACCGCCCCAGGCGGCACAACGCATCAGGCACGCCATGCACGCGCGCATCGCCGGGGCACGCTCCGGCGACGCTGGGGTCGCCGCAAACGCAATCAACTGGCCCGTGATTCGTCCAGGCCATCAAGAAGGAACACCCATGAACGCACGTTTCGGCTTTCTCGCGTCCCTCGCCGTTGTCGCCTGTCTGCTGCTCTCCGGTTTTGCAGCCGACGCCCAGGCCGCCAACCCCCTGGTGAAGCTCACAACCAGCAAAGGCGACATCGTCCTGGAGCTGGACCCGGCCAAGGCTCCGGCCTCGGTTGAAAACTTCCTGAAGTACGTGAACGACGGCTTCTACAACGGCTTGATCTTCCACCGCGTCATAAACGGCTTCATGATCCAGGGCGGCGGCATGGACAAGGACATGCAGCAGAAGCAGACCCGCGCCCCCATCAAGAACGAGGCCGACAACGGCCTCACCAACGACAACTACACCATCGCCATGGCCCGCACCGGCGACCCCCACTCCGCCACCGCGCAGTTCTACATCAACGTGAAGAACAACACCGGCCTGAACCACACCGGCAAAAGCCAGAGCGGCTGGGGTTACGCCGTGTTCGGCAAGGTGGTGGAAGGCAAGGACGTGGTCGACGCCATCAAGGCCGTGCCCACCATGACCAAGGGGCCGTATTCCGACGTGCCGCGCGAGCCCGTAACCATCATCAAGGCCGAAGTGATCAGCAAGTAGAGACGCGTTGTCAGGGGGCCGGGCAAGCTCCACGCCAACAGGTGATCATCCCGGCTTTTGTCTTGTAGAGGCTGAGCGTCGGATGGACCGGGAGGCGTGAGGCGAGTGCCGGGGAGGTGGTCGGAAGAGAGCCTCCGGCGGCCAAAGGGGCGAGCCCCTTTGGAAACCCGTATAGGTCTGTGGTTTCCGGCGACTCTGAGTCAGATTCGTTACTGCGGGCGTCGGTATCGCACTGGGACGCGAAGCCCATTTGAAGTTTTTGAAGGAGAGTCCAGAGAGGAAACTTTTTTCAAAAAGTTTCCTCTCTGGCCGCCGGAGGCATCCTCCGAAATCAGAGAGCCCCGAACTGCGAAACGCGCAGGCCGGGGCTCTTTGTATCATGTGCGGGAAGAGGGGAAGGCTACTCGCCCGGAACCGCCACGCCCCGGCTGGTGAACGATATCCCCTGCTGGGCGCTGGTGCCGATCATCACCGCCTCCACCAGCAGCGGACTCGCCGGGGTCTCGGAAGACCAGCGCACCAGGAAGTTGGCCCCGGACCCGCCCGACTCGTCGGTCTGGGCCACGATGTACTCCACCGTCATCATGGGCTCCAGGCGAAGCGGCTTGTCCAGATAGCGTTTCACCAGCGCGCCCTTGGTATCGTAATAGTCTACGGAAGAGACGGTCACGGCCCGCTTGGGGTCGGTGTTGCGTACGGACAGCGTGATGGTCAGGTCGATGCCCCGCGTCTTGATGCCGTGGTAGATGTGCGAATAGCAGGGCACGTACACGGTCTGGCCCTTGGAGGTTTCCGCCGCGCGCGACGCTGCGGGCAGGGCCGCCAGGACGGCCAGGGCGAAGAGCAGGGGCAAGACGGCGAGGCGATGGACGCGGTTCATGACTTCCTCCGGCTGATTCGCCCCAATCTAGCGGACAAGTCCGCCCGGCGTAAAGTGTTACCCGTAAACCGGGCAGGGCGCGTCACCGTATGGCCTTCAGGTCGAAGGCGGCGATGGCGTAGAGCACCGGCACCATGAGCAGCGTCACGAAGGTGGCCACGGCCAGGCCCCCGATCTGGGCGTAGCACAGCGGCTCCCAGAGCGGGCCGCCGTTTTTCGCCAGCGGGAACAGCGCCGTGATGGTGGCCCCCACGGTGATGAGCACCGGGCGCAGCCGCAAAAGCCCCGCATCCAGGATGGCCTGGCGCAAGGGCTCGCCCGCGTGCAGCTTTTCTTCAATGAAGTCGAACAGCACGATCACGTGGCTGACGATCACCCCGATCAGGCTTGCGATTCCCAGAAAGGCCATGAACCCGAAGGGCTGGCCCATGAGCGCCAGCGACGCGAACGCCCCGGCCACGCCGTAGGGGATGGCCCCGAACACCAGCAGGGGCTTCACCGCGTTCTTGAACTGGAACAGGAGCGCCAGATAGATCATGGCCACGGAAATGCCCATGACCATGCCCATCTCCGCGAAGCCCTTCACCTGTTCCTCGTACTCGCCGCCGATAACCAGCGTGTAGCCCGGCGGGAGATCCGCCTCCAGGGCCTTGATGGCGGGCATGGCCGCGCCGATCACTTCGGATGGCAGCACGCCGGGAACCGGGAAGCAGGACACGGTGATGGTGCGGAAGTGGTTGCGCCGGGCGATGCGCTCCCCGTCCATGCCCCAGGTGATGTCCGCAACCTGGGTCAGGGGGACCTTGTGCTCGCCGTTCTGGGGATAGACGTACAGGTTGGCGATATCCGACAATTTGGCGCGCTCCTCGCCGCGCAGCCTTAGGACCACCGGTGTGGAGAGCCTGCCTTCGCGCAGGCTGGTGACCGTGAGGCCGCTTACGGCCATGGCCGAGGAACGGGCCACGTCCTGGTTGGTGATCCCGGCCAGGGTGGCCTTGTCCGGATCAATGGCCACGCGGGCAGTGAAGCGGTGCGAGCCCCAGTTGTCGCTGACGCGCTCGGCCACGTCCAGGGCGCGAAGAGCCCCCTTCATGCGCTCGGCCATCTCGCGAAGCGTTGCCTCGTCTTCTCCGGCCAGACGTATCTGCACCGGGATGCCTACTGGCGGGCCGCTCTCCAGACGGCGCACGTCAACGCGCGCGCCCGGGATTTCCCGCGAGAGTTCGGCCTGAAGCGGGGCGCTGAACAGCTCGGTGACGTGCTTGTCCTGCACCTGGATGAGCACCTGGGCGTAGTTGGGTTTCTTGAGCTCGGGCGTCACCGAGAACCAGAAGCGCGGTCCGCCGCCGCCCACGAAGCTGGTCAGCGAGGTGAGCGGGACGGGGTATTCCGGGTGGGCGCGCCCGAAGTCGTCTGCGGCACGCAGCACGGCTCGCTCCACCGTGGCGGCGAGTTCGGCGGTGAGGTCGATGGCCGAATCCTCAGGCAAGGTCACGTCCACGTAGGAGAGATACGAACGGTCGATGGGGAAGAACATGGGCTTTAACAGGCTCTTGGCCCAGAATCCGGCTCCGACCAGCACCAGCGACACGGCCAACGCCTTCCAGCGGTTGTCGATCAGCCAGCCGCCAAGGCGGTAGTAGTGGCGCGCGAAGCCCTTGTCCGGGCCTGCTTCGGCCTTGCCGGGCCGCAGCAGGTAATAGCCCAGGAAGGGGATGAAGCTCATGGACACCAGCCGCGAGGCCACCAGCGAACAGGTGACCACCACGGGCAGGCTGTACAGGAAGCGCCCCTTGTCGCCCGAGAGCAGCAGGAAGGGCAGGTAGGCCACGATGTTGGTGATGGTGGCGTACAGAATGGCCTTGGCCAGCTTGGTCGGTCCGAGCCAGGCGGCCACGGAGCGGTCCGTGCCTGCGCTCAGCTCGCGCTTGATGGCGTCGCCCGCCACCACCGGGTCGTCCACCAGGAGGCCCAGGGCGATGATCAGCGAGGCGATGGAGATCTGTTGCAGGTCGATGCCGAGCGTGTGCATGAAGCCGAAGGTCATGGCCAGGGTGATGGGGATGGACAGGGCCATCAGCAGCGCGGAGCGCCACTCCCGGAAGCCGACGGCCGCTACCAGCACCACCAGGATCACGGCCTCGTACAGGCTGTTCATGAAGAGCGAGACGCTCTCGTTCACCTGTTTGGGCTGGTCCGAGGTTCGCGCCATGACCAGATCCTCGGGCAGGCGCTGGCGCAGGCCGTCCAGGGCGGCGTCCACGGCCTTGGAAAAATCGCCGATCTGCTCGCCGGAGCGCATGGTCACGGCCAGGGATACGGCCTTGCCGGAGCGCCACTGGCCCGAGGCGTCACGATATGTATATCGGTTGATGGTGTCCGCCGGGGTCTCGTAGCCGCGCTCCATCTCCACAAGATCGCGCAGGTACAGGCCCTGCGAAACCAGCGTGGCCCCCAGTTCGCGCTCGGAGGAAAATTCGCCGGTGGGGTCCAGGGCCACGTTGCGCCCGCCGAATTCGCCCACGCCGCCGCTGGGGGCGATGTTCCGCCCGGTAAAGGCACCCTGGATGCGCCACGGCTGCACAGAGTGCGAGGCCAGCCGCTCCTGGGAGTAGTCCAGGAACACGGCCTCTGGCCGAACGCCCCAGCGCGTGACCTTGGCCACCTGGGGCACGGCGCGCAGGGTGCGCGAGATGGTCTCGGTGAAGTCCTCCAGGTCCCTGAAGCTATAGGCGTCTCCGGCGGATTCCTCGAAGGCCTGGCGCGTACCGGCGGGGTCGGCCACGATGACAGGCTGCCACAGGTCCGGGTGCAGCTCGGAGTGCTTCATGCCGGTGCGGGCGAAGGTCATCACCAGATCGCGGAAGGCCTCGGGGGGCATGGACGCGGCCACGTCGGCCACCACCATGCCCGGCTCCGTGCCGGTGCGCAGGTCCGAGACGCCCGGCGTGTTCTTGAGATAGGCGGCAAACAGCGCGAGTTTGCGCTCCACCTGTTGCTGCGGGACGCTTGGCGGCACCACCAGGGCCATGGACAGCCTGGGGCCGGGGGCGCTCTGGCGCAGCGCCTCTATGACTCGCACCGCCTGTGCGGCCCGCACGGCGACCTCGGCCTGGGAGGCCCTGGGCGAGGCCACGGTGAGCATGAGGGTGGCCGTGTCGCCGAAATCCTTCAGGAACGTGATGGGGCCGGCTCCGTCGGGCAATCCCTTGATGGAGTTCAGCTTCAGGTTGATGTCGTCCAGCACTTCGCCGGTCTGGGCGATCTCGTCGCGCAGCTTCACGGTGATGACGGACATGCCGGTGCGGGTGACGGATTCCACCCGGTCCACCTTGTCGTTCTCGGCCACGCGGGCTTCGATGACCCGCGTGACCAGCTCCTCCACCTTTTCGGCGCGCACGCCCGGCCAGGGGCAGAGCACGGCTGCCACGCGCACGGGGATGTCCGGGTCCTTGCGCTGGGGCATCTTGGCGTAGCCGAAGGCGCCCCAGGCCAGCACCGCGATAAGCAGCACCCAGGAGACGTGGCGGTGCTCCACGAAGAAGCGGGCCATGTTGCGTTTGTCGTTCACGAAAAGACTCCCGTCAAAAGGCCGGACGTACCGTCCGACCCGAGAACTCAAATATACTTGGATGATCCGGCGCCGCATCCCGTCTTCAGACGCTTCTGGAACGCCGGACCCATACGGGTTTCCAAAGTGCCGGACGCATCGTCCGACCAGAGAATTCAAAGAATCCGGAATGTTCCGGTGTTGCGCCTCGTCTTCAGACGTTTCCGGACCGCCGAACCCATAAGGGTTTCCAAAGGGGCTCGCCCCTTTGGCCGCCGGAGGCTGTCTTCCACGCCAAAACTTGCCTCACTACTTGATCACGCGCACTTCCTGCCCGTCGGTGGCCAGCGTGGACCCGCGTGTGATCACCTGCTCGCCGGGTGTCAGCCCGGACAGGATGGTCACCATGTCGCCAGCCACCCCGGCAACGCTGACGGTGCGCAGCTGGGCCACGGTCTTGCCGTTCTTTTCGGCCAGAACGTGCACCACGAAGTCGCTCCCGCTGGCGGGGCGGGCCAGGGCGTGCAGGGGGATGGCCGCCAGGGAGGCGCGCTGTCCGGCGGAGGCGCGGCGCACCGTGGCGATCATGCCGTCCTTCAGGGAGAGGTCAGGATTGGCGATGGTCACTTCCACCTCGAAGGTGCGGCTCTTGGGGTCGGCGGAGGGGGAGATGGCCGTTACGATCCCTGTGAACTCACGACCGGCCAGGGCGTCGCAGACGATGCCCAGGGTGTTGCCCAGGCTCACGCGGGCGATGTCCTGGTCGGGCAGGCCGAACACGGCCTTCACCGAGGTCAGGTCCACCAGCACGAAGGCCACGGTGCCCTGGTTCACCAGGGTGCCGTGCTCCACGTCGCGGCGCACCACCATGGCGTCCATGGGGGAGACGAGGGTGGCGTCGCGCAGGTTGATCTCGGCCTGCTCGAGCGCCGCCTGGGCCTGTGCGGCCTTGGCCTGCGCGACCTCCAGGCGTTCCTGGGTGCGGTCGAACTCGCTGCGCGATATCACCTGACCGTTTATGAGCTTGGAGTTGCGCTCCTGGTCGCGTTTGGCCAGGGCCAGGGTGGCGCGGGCCTCGTCCAGGGTGGACTTGGCCTGGGCCAGCCTGGCCTTGTAGTCGGCGTCGCGCAGGCGGGCCAGCACCTGGCCCTTGGTCACGCGCGAGCCCTTGTCGCGGGCCGAGGGCGTGACGGTCTCCACGTAGCCGGGCACCTTGAAGGCCAGGCTGACCTGCTCGCGCGGGGCCAGCACGGCGCTGTAGCGGGTGGCCAGGGCGGCCTGCTCGCCGGAGGTGGCGGCCACGGAGGCCACCGGCTGCACGGATACGGGCAGGGGCGGTTTTTCGAAGGCGTGCTCGCGCGCGCAGGCGGCGCACAGGGCCAAGGCAATGGTCAGGACCAGCGGGGCGATGAGTCTGTTCATACGATACCTCGTGGTTGTCAGACGAAGGGGCGGCTCGCGCCGTTACGAGAGCCCGCCGGGGCACTCGCGCAGGGCGCGCAGTCCGGCCAGGGAGAACTGGAACACGAGTTCGCCGAGGCGCGCCACGTCGTGGGGCAGATAGGTCTTGTCCGGGTAGAGCTGGGTGATGATCTGGCGGTTCTGGGTGTGAAAAAATATCTGGCCCACGATGGACCCGGCGCACAGGCGCACGGTCTCGGGGTCGGCATCACCGATGATGCCCCGGACGACCCGCTCCAGCTGTTCC from Fundidesulfovibrio putealis DSM 16056 includes these protein-coding regions:
- a CDS encoding efflux RND transporter periplasmic adaptor subunit, encoding MNRLIAPLVLTIALALCAACAREHAFEKPPLPVSVQPVASVAATSGEQAALATRYSAVLAPREQVSLAFKVPGYVETVTPSARDKGSRVTKGQVLARLRDADYKARLAQAKSTLDEARATLALAKRDQERNSKLINGQVISRSEFDRTQERLEVAQAKAAQAQAALEQAEINLRDATLVSPMDAMVVRRDVEHGTLVNQGTVAFVLVDLTSVKAVFGLPDQDIARVSLGNTLGIVCDALAGREFTGIVTAISPSADPKSRTFEVEVTIANPDLSLKDGMIATVRRASAGQRASLAAIPLHALARPASGSDFVVHVLAEKNGKTVAQLRTVSVAGVAGDMVTILSGLTPGEQVITRGSTLATDGQEVRVIK
- a CDS encoding peptidylprolyl isomerase, yielding MNARFGFLASLAVVACLLLSGFAADAQAANPLVKLTTSKGDIVLELDPAKAPASVENFLKYVNDGFYNGLIFHRVINGFMIQGGGMDKDMQQKQTRAPIKNEADNGLTNDNYTIAMARTGDPHSATAQFYINVKNNTGLNHTGKSQSGWGYAVFGKVVEGKDVVDAIKAVPTMTKGPYSDVPREPVTIIKAEVISK
- a CDS encoding DUF3124 domain-containing protein produces the protein MNRVHRLAVLPLLFALAVLAALPAASRAAETSKGQTVYVPCYSHIYHGIKTRGIDLTITLSVRNTDPKRAVTVSSVDYYDTKGALVKRYLDKPLRLEPMMTVEYIVAQTDESGGSGANFLVRWSSETPASPLLVEAVMIGTSAQQGISFTSRGVAVPGE
- a CDS encoding efflux RND transporter permease subunit — its product is MNDKRNMARFFVEHRHVSWVLLIAVLAWGAFGYAKMPQRKDPDIPVRVAAVLCPWPGVRAEKVEELVTRVIEARVAENDKVDRVESVTRTGMSVITVKLRDEIAQTGEVLDDINLKLNSIKGLPDGAGPITFLKDFGDTATLMLTVASPRASQAEVAVRAAQAVRVIEALRQSAPGPRLSMALVVPPSVPQQQVERKLALFAAYLKNTPGVSDLRTGTEPGMVVADVAASMPPEAFRDLVMTFARTGMKHSELHPDLWQPVIVADPAGTRQAFEESAGDAYSFRDLEDFTETISRTLRAVPQVAKVTRWGVRPEAVFLDYSQERLASHSVQPWRIQGAFTGRNIAPSGGVGEFGGRNVALDPTGEFSSERELGATLVSQGLYLRDLVEMERGYETPADTINRYTYRDASGQWRSGKAVSLAVTMRSGEQIGDFSKAVDAALDGLRQRLPEDLVMARTSDQPKQVNESVSLFMNSLYEAVILVVLVAAVGFREWRSALLMALSIPITLAMTFGFMHTLGIDLQQISIASLIIALGLLVDDPVVAGDAIKRELSAGTDRSVAAWLGPTKLAKAILYATITNIVAYLPFLLLSGDKGRFLYSLPVVVTCSLVASRLVSMSFIPFLGYYLLRPGKAEAGPDKGFARHYYRLGGWLIDNRWKALAVSLVLVGAGFWAKSLLKPMFFPIDRSYLSYVDVTLPEDSAIDLTAELAATVERAVLRAADDFGRAHPEYPVPLTSLTSFVGGGGPRFWFSVTPELKKPNYAQVLIQVQDKHVTELFSAPLQAELSREIPGARVDVRRLESGPPVGIPVQIRLAGEDEATLREMAERMKGALRALDVAERVSDNWGSHRFTARVAIDPDKATLAGITNQDVARSSAMAVSGLTVTSLREGRLSTPVVLRLRGEERAKLSDIANLYVYPQNGEHKVPLTQVADITWGMDGERIARRNHFRTITVSCFPVPGVLPSEVIGAAMPAIKALEADLPPGYTLVIGGEYEEQVKGFAEMGMVMGISVAMIYLALLFQFKNAVKPLLVFGAIPYGVAGAFASLALMGQPFGFMAFLGIASLIGVIVSHVIVLFDFIEEKLHAGEPLRQAILDAGLLRLRPVLITVGATITALFPLAKNGGPLWEPLCYAQIGGLAVATFVTLLMVPVLYAIAAFDLKAIR